aatgaaactgaataacagtttcaaatatttgagtgtatattatctaatgaaaccgtagttgaattagaattataatttaacggtgttgtaataagactaAAGTTGTGTTTGGTtagtgggtttaggcataaggtataggtatcaaagtgattgttattgtttggttgataggtttttagaatactactatgggtttggaataccccattaattggaaAACCCATACCTTAATGAAATAAGGATTTCATTTACCTTTCTCCTtccttcctcaactattaataatcattctcattccaccctactaccaagcatgcaaaatacttttaccaaaactcattacccttaccaagtatttgataccatatcgattccgattctcatgtgcgaaccaaacacaccctaaagtgtgtataaaatgaaatttaataacaggtctcattgtaataaaatttttgtatatataatgtcaaataaaactgtagttgaaacaaaatgaaattttagttgtgctgaaataaaactacaatgtatataactTGAAACCGAATATGTCCACGGTAAAATTTGCCTGGAGTCACTGTGATGATTTACCATCCACTAGTCCTAGGGAATAGAAAATTGCACCTTTATGGACAAGAAGTTTgatattttggtaaataatgaaattagaactattattttatttataaaaataccaATATCTCAATTTATTCATAATTGTGGGTGTCACTTGGATTGCAGGTGATTGCAGGAGCTAAAGAGCAAGGGGCAACCAAAATAATTGGGATTGATATCAATGACTTTAAGCGTGAGAAGGGAGAGGCATTTGGGATGACTGATTTCATTAATCCTAAAAATTCTGATAAAACAATATCGGAATTGGTTAAGGATGTCACAGAGGGACTAGGTGCAGACTATGCTTTCGAGTGTACAGGAGTTCCTGCTTTACTTAATCAAGCTATTGATGCAACAAAGGTGGTAAGTTACATTAATACATaccctaattaatttaatttcttaaatggATATAGATCAGTTCATCATTGGTATGTTTTAATGTCCTTGTGTATCcatttacaattaattatattcgTTGCAATTGCACTTTATGTTCATTGAAAATGTAAGTCGATCATTTTCATTAGACTATCTATAATTGATAAGAACCTTGAGATACTAATTGTCACTAAATATATATGACTAGGGATCTGGTGCGGTGGTAGTAATTGGGGCAGGAATTGATGAAACTTGGAAAATTAGTGTTGCCTCTATCTTGTATAGTGGTCGAACATTTAAGGGATCAATTTTTGGTGGTGTTCGAGTTAAATCAGACCTTCCCTCCATTGTTGACAAGTGCATAACCAAGGTACAATcacttaattaatattttttttaattgatgatttgTAGTTAAGGATGATACTTGATTGTATAACTTTTCTTCTTACAGAAATTCCAACTAGAACAGTTGTTAACTCATGAAGTCTCCCTGGAAGAAACAAGCAAGGCATTTGAGTTGTTAAAACAACCAAATTGTGTCAAGGTTCTTatcaaaatttaagaaattaataTCCATTTCTATCAACATGCACTATATGTTCCTAGTAATTATTCAGaaatttggttatatatatgtacgtgttTATCAATGTACGTAAGAACAAGTCATTGACTTGCTAGTACGGTTTACTTCTTATGTGTTATGTGTCGGTTTGTGAATTATTACACAAGAGTGGATTTACCCTGTGCACACTCACAGAGTACGTAGTGACTGTAGGTTTCCTTCTGATGTGGTACGTGAATTGGGgcaataataaaaaatcattcGCATGCCCGGAGTTCGGTGGCTACtttttattagagttaataccacaaatggtcctctaatTATTGGGTTAGTACtcattttagtcctcgactttcaattcgaccacaaatggtcctctgactttcatttttgaccacaaatagtcctttgttaaaatttctgttaaataggtgttaaatctaggggtaatatcgtcaaattgattaatattattatgattacttctttttgataattacatatatgacaacataattaatttcaaatattaataaatattaagttaataaatataaaaacaaaatggacgtgacaaattacataaatgaacaaattaaataaaaattcatgattaatggttgcaatttgtacttgattaattatattaattcaacgatggcggccttcagttatgtcccaaacaaaatgtttgatcgattaatgaaaagtgaaaactattaatcgaatgaacaaccatgaaaatgatggaagcaaggtttttaaaaaaaaaatcttccattttaatatgttggttaaattaaaacaaatagctctaatattaaatcttcattttgtaggcataattacgagaataaggtgtattgtctttttatttaggagtatttatatttgttaattgtttcaattatgcttgttggtgaaaaattctaaacatttttattttatgaccgttatatatatatcaatttgacgataatacccctagatttaacacttatttaacagaaattttaatgggagattatttgtggtcaaaaatgaaagtcagatgactaaaaggagtactaccccaatagtcagaggaccatttgtggtattaactctttttattaaaaatttgaattaattttgaatattattaatatttcaaattctcTTTTTGTTgacattttgtttaaaataagaaataaacaaAACCAAAGGAATTGAACATAGACAAATCCTTCAAAGACTCGAACATAAACCGGAATAAAAAACAACTATCAACCAGGTTTTTATTTGgcctttttcttttcctgactaaatggaaaaaagacttaTAAAAACACGATGAAGATAATTTCATTTGTCACTAGCATCATCTTACATGTCGTCAAAAGGTACACCAATATCAGTCTTTCAATTTCCTTTCCaatctttttgagaaaatctTCTTCAAAATATTCAATTGGCAGGTAGGGAAATCTGACCCATACTAACAGCTTCTTTGTTTTCTTGCTTCTAGTATCAAAGTTGGGCTCCCATTTTTGAACCACGAGGTAGTGATCCAAGATTATCCAGGAACCTTCAAACTTTGTAAATTCATAGTCTCTTAAGGATTCAAATTTGGCTAGGTAATATCCATGATTAAGCTCTATTAGGTCGAATGATGCTTCAGGTTTCCAAGACATTGATACgttacatatatttataaagaaaaagttaaaaaggTAAAAAAATTTCCCTCATAAGGTTGAAACTTGCCCAACATATAACTGTTTAACAACTACCAAAAtaaatgccaaagaccttgtggtctagtggcacccggtgttccggtttacactctcacatgaatgatgTGAGTGGGTTCAACTCTTAGTGCTTTAGTACACGGGTTCAACTCTTAGTGCTTTAgtacacataatgtacattattctaattcataaaattcaacgatgCCGTTTTGGACTGTAATTTGCCTGACGAACAACTACCATAATAAATAAGCTAATTGCGCACAATAGTTATTGCATGGAGGACCACGACAACTGTCCAAAAACAATGTCatttcgtgtatttttttttttttacgatttACTGTAACAtccatttttataactcatagtGTAtagtgtatattattttaaagcataatgtacattattctaactcataaattacattattttatcacagaggttttattattctaacacaaaatgtacattattctaactcataaaattcaacgatgTAATTTTGGATCGTgctccatgcaataatttgccatgcgAACAACTACCGTAATAAATAAGCGAATTGCGTGGGTTCATGGGTAGTTGGGTACCATAAATCTAAGGCTattatgattttctttcttcactCAAAAAGTATTATCATATTAAAAGTGTTAATCAAAAGCcacatttaatttcatttatttaaagATGTTAGTGAAATGACACCACATATTgcataattgaataaatatctaattagaAAAAGTAATAATACAATGGGAGGCAACCCCACCAaattgattgaataattgatttaGTAGTTGCAAGATTTTAAATTCGACTCTTTATAAAAttgtctattaatttttttggtttgaactTATAAGTTATGAACAATTTAATCTGATTTATCACTTTGTGATCCCGTGCATTTTACTATAATCTTCTCCAATAAGGTAAAAACtaaagtgtgtatatatagaagCAACCAAGTAGAAGCTATCTAGATATAAGGCATTCTTCATAGGTCATCAATAATTGAAATCAGAGAGAATGGATTCAAGAAGCCCAGGGACCATCACATGTAAAGGTACACTACTCGATCTACAGCCTAGATCATCatctcaaacaaaaaaaaaaaaaaaaaaaaaaaaaattcttatatagTTTAATTTGAGTAAAGGATGAATACTCTCATATTACGTATAGTgttaaagtataaaattattttcgTTTTTTGTGATATGTGGTTGTGGTTGGGGTGTTGATGGTTTCAGGGGTTGTGGCATGGCAAAAGGGAGAGGCATTGAAGGTGGAAGAGATACAAGTAGATCCACCAAAATCTTCAGAAGTTAGAATCAAGATGTTGTTTTCCAGTTTGTGCCACACAGATATTCTATTTCACAATGGTTTTCCTATTGTTAGTATCCATCCATTCTTAATTTcatcctcatatatatatatatatatatatatatatatatatataaaagcagaATCAACCTCCTATGAGTTCATGAGAACCCATCTGCTACATTAAATAGATCTATGGATGAGATTAACCGGGAACGCGCGTGTACATATGGagcatattaagcatgtgtgCGTTTTAAACATGTGTTGTGTGCAACATAGGGACACATGCTTAATACATAGTGGTGCAAAGTTGCACGACCACACGATACAgttgctttaggtgcgtggttttcttctttaaggtgcgtagttttacTTATTAAGGTGCGTCTctgtgaaacttaaggtgagtgaacctaaagcttaaggcgcatgattttccttcttaaggtgcgttgttttccttcttaaggtgcgtgatttgcaTACTtaaaggtgcgtgagttgttgaaacttaggtgcgttgtttgtgttcttaagatgcgtggtttgtgtacatAAGGTGCGttggcctaaagctttaggtgcgcgtAGTTTAtgtttttaaggtgctttgtttgtgtgcttaaggtgtgcaatttgtgtgcttaaagtgcgccattataatgcttaaggtgtgtaactGCACAACTGCATTAGAACCCTTCTCATCACCTGAAccatttcctatatatatatatatatatatatatatatataggtaacgCTTGTGTGAGGCGTCTCACGGGtcttaatccgtgagacgggttggacctttgacctcattaatcaaagatatGACTTGTCTCATGAATAGAGAtgcgtgagacgatctcacacaagtttttacttttatatatatagggtttgattattaacaaaattgacTTAACTagtgtttttttaattacattttcagCCACTATTTCCGCGAGTACTTGGACACGAAGGAGTCGGGTAAGTTAACATTAGCTAGAAAAGCAGACAAAAAACCAGTGAAAACTTTTGTGAGAGGTAGTGAAGTGACGAAGTGTGTAAAGGGTGAAGCCATAACATAGAAAACCAGATTCACTAGTCATACTAGGCAATTGggtttattttcttaaaaaaattgaaactttgTTTTAAGAacttttgtttgtgttttgttttttaatagtATTTGGCCCATGCTCTTTTAGTTATTATATCGATACTTTGGTCTAAAATGAAGTTGTTTCTTAACTTTTAAAAGCATGCCTTTAATGACATTGGCCCTGTTTgttaaatggttgttggctgattgggttggctgtttgagttagaaggtatgatttgttaataacattagctgattgtaaaaagttgtttgatagattaactgttagctgatagctgtttggtataatttttttctcaaaaagctaattgaaaaggctgctttgagtagccttttgaattttaatattttagagttacgaaaagcttattaaccaaacaactaatagtgatcaaataagccaaaattggctgataggctaattatttaccagaCAGGGCCATTGTATTTTTCATGCAATTGTAAACAACTTTAATACTacaggtacataatttgttaatggTAGGCACATAATATCTTAACTACTAGTTGATAAAATCAATACATtaagtcaataataataaaagttgataattttataccaaatattataattatgattACCCGTCAAATACTtattcaaaactatttttaatataaattgaaTACAACCATATAATTGTActaataaacaaagaataacaCTACTAAGCCAATACAATAAATTTGGAAGATGCATAAATGCAATACTACAAGTTCATAAACTCAACGCATTAACTTTATAATAAGTACGTAGTATTAAATATACCCAATTTATGAACATCTAGTTTTAAGTTTATTCATCTATAgttcacatattatatatttagaacaAGATTATTAGAATTACTTGACATGATACACTTTTTAACaaattatctacttacatatttaattttatctatCTATAATTAACAGATTATGTACCTACTGATTACTAAGGTTGACCAAAACGATATATTTTTCAACCAAggttcataatataattttcgatGTTTTTTAAGGTACAACAAACCTTGTGTCAAAGAAATAATATGTGTTTATATTGAAGTGATaaatggatttttttatttaaatttaagttgataaggaattcaattcaattaccaTTACTGTtataactaaaataataaatatgaacaaCTCCAGCCAAGTTGATCAGACTATTgcaataactaataaaaatacCATAAATAAATGAGAATGAAATACCATCTacataaaaggaaaatgataattaaaatttctCTCAATGTAGATCAGATCTTTCTCCTAAAATGTTGAATCTCCAATCCAAGGGCCCCCACACCCTGGTCCCACATAGCATTTGGCAGGATATAAAATGTAGATCAAATCCAAATCAAATGTTTAGATGGTCTTAAATTTGTCGACTTGACTGttgttggcaaattattgtatggaccatggtccatatagTGTTGTGttgaccataacaaaaagtacatttttaatatactaaatgtacattatacaatataatgtgaattcagtacataaataatgtacatttcctgaatataatgtacatttttaatatactaaatgtacattatttaatagtgttGTTcacacacaataatgattgactgTTGTTGTCAACTTATGAAATGACTTTTTtaacctttttctttttctttttctttcttttgttgcCTATGTCTAATGTAGAAGGATAGAAAGCGTTGGTGAAAATGTTACAGACTTAAAAGAAGGAGATTTAGTGATAACACTCTTCTTAGGAGAATGCAAAGAATGCTTCAATTGCAAATCAGGAAAGTCCAATTTATGCCTGAAATATCCTTGGTTGTCGAGTGGTTTAATGCCGGATGGCACGCCAAGAATATCCATTAGAGGCCAAACACTATATCATTCCTTTAGTTGCGCCACATGGTCGGAATACGCTGTTAGTGACGCTAATTACGTCGCTAAAATCGACCCTCGCCTCCCTCTCCCACATGCTAGTTTCCTCTCGTGCGGTTTCACAACGGGTTTTGGGGCACCCTCAAGGGCAATCCACGTCGAAAAGGGCTCATCTGTTGTCGTACTCGGTCTTGGTACTGTTGGGCTTGGGGTAAGTATTaaactattacaatttcaaATAGTAATAATGTTTATGTCAACTAGAGGTCGTCACGGGTCGGTTCAAGGTCGAACCAACCCTAAATTAGCCTGGAAAAGTGAGTCTGGGCTTCACTGTGCCTAGACCGGGCTTAGCCCGAACTGGAACCAGCATGTAAAGGGTCAATTTAGCCTATCAACCACTATGACTCTGTTTGGccgagcttatttaggagcttatatcttattttaagctactaacaaGCTatgtagcgtttcaaaataagctagtagcttcctaactttttttccatctttaaccttattattttaaagaaatgacatcatttacccttcccaattaaaacctttttgactaagtctttttaactttttctcttcaactataatttttcagttttcagctacttttcagctaggtttcccaaacatagcctatatatAATGCAAAAGAATTTGATATTTGTTGCAGATAGGTAGCTCAGCAatcattatactatggaccatgatccacctTATAAGATGGATCAtcattaaatattcatttttttgtgtgcatgctgaaggttcatttttttttaactatactATCAAAAAATGAACTtccaatacattaaaaatgaatatccaatatatatatatgtgtgtgtgtgtgtgtgtgtgtttaactGCGACCATGCATGggccatagtataatttgcttCAACTCAATTGATTTCTAAGTGGTAGATTGTTAGCAATGACACATAATCAAGTCATCACAGTTACAGTGCGAACTATTGATGAGTCACTGTGATGATTTACCATTCACTATCGTGTCAGTATCACTTAATTACATTGCAGGTAATTGCAGGAGCTAAAGAGCAAGGGGCAACCAAAATAATTGGGATTGATATCAATGACTTTAAGCGTGAGAAGGGAGAGGCATTTGGGATGACTGATTTCATTAATCCTAAAAATTCTGATAAAACAATATCGGAATTAGTTAAGGATGTCACAGAAGGACTAGGTGCAGACTATGCTTTCGAGTGTACAGGAGTTCCTGCTTTACTTAATCAAGCTATTGATGCAACAAAGGTGGTAAGTTACATTAATACATaccctaattaatttaatttcttaaatggATATATATACATCAGTTGGTATGTTTTGATGTCCTTGTGTATCCATTTACAATGAATTATATTCGTTgcaattgcactttttgttcATTGAAAATGTAAGTCGATCATGTTCATTAGGCTATCTATAATTGATAAGAACCTTGATATACTAATTGTCACTCAATATATATGACTAGGGATCGGGTACAACGGTAGTAATTGGGGCAGGACTTGATGAAACTTGGAAAATTAGTGTTGCCTCTATCTTGTTTTGTGGTCGAACATTTAAGGGATCAATTTTTGGTGGTGTTCGAGTTAAATCTGACCTTCCCTCCATTATGGACAAGTGCATAACCAAGGTACaatcacttaattaattatgtttttttttaaaaaaaaaaatgatttgtaGTTAAGGATGATACTTGATTGTATAACTTTTCTTCTTACAGAAAATCCAACTAGAAAAGTTGTTAACTCATGAAGTCTCCCTGGAAGAAACAAGCAAGGCATTTGAGATGTTAAAACAACCAAATTGTGTCAAGGTTCTTatcaaaatttaagaaattaataTCCATTTCTATCAACATGCACTAAATGTTCCTAGtaattatttagaaatttgGATATATATGTACGGGTTTATCAATGTATGTAATAACATGCAAGTCCTTGGCTTGCTAGTACGATTTACTTCTTCTGTGTTGGTTTGTGAACTATTATACAAAAGTGGATTTATTCCGTGCACTCACAGAGTAGTGACGGCTCTGATGTAGTACATGAATTGAggcaataaaaaaattattcacatGCATGAAGTTTGGTGGCTactttttattgaaaatttgaattagttgtaaatattattaatatttcaaattctgTTTATCCTTATTTTACATTTCTCATGAATGCTTTTAGTATTTACTACTCAGGTAACTTCGAGATCATAGAACAATAAAGTTGTGGAAGTGTTACGCTTTGGGTAGagtggctatatatatatatatatatatatatatatatatatatcatttctaAATAAACTATTATGAGCTTTTTTCTTAGGCATTACACGCTCCTCACCCCCTTAGAATTTAGATGACAtacactactactactactactactacaaaaaaaaaaaaaaaaaaggtatactGCGTCATTCAATATACGTCAATTTTGGACTACTCGACGTAAAATGCTGataaaataaaccaaatataatatatattatattatattcaacatcgattttttgaaaaaaaataaaatttgacgTAGAGGATATTATATACAACGTCAGTTCATTGTGAACCAACTAATGTTATAATACTCtgtctctttctttttttcacaTCACCTAAAACTTTgactctttctttctttcacatCACCTAAAAAACttgagaaaattataaatttgtcaTTAGTTGTAATACTCTGAATCATTCCAGTAATGTACCCAAAAGAACCTAGCGTTTACACTTCTATTGTCATAATTGATGTCTACTAAACGGATGGtgaaattttgaacaaaattgttaatttggGGACCACTTATGATCAAATTAGGTATGTGAaacaaaattttagtttttaaatagaTCAAACACTAACATTTAAACATTGTAAGAATTAAACGACTAATTCAATGGAGCCATGAGTATTTCTCAAATAGAAAAGTCTTCCCATAATTCTCCTAgaaaaatcaatcaatttacTCTTTGATGTGACAATTTTTGAGTCgttcatttttttctctttttttttttcttatttcatATCTCAACTCATCAAAAATTTTCATGTCAGCTGGGAGTGgtaaaaaaaagtgaataattGTTTCGCTAGGCTAGCTCAGTTGATTTGATCGGTCACATTAAAGTCTTGCTCCAGTGACGGTGTAAAAGACCTACCTTGACTGATTAGAGGAGATAAAAACCCCTTGTACATGGAGTGTATAGACACGCATATGATAATCACGTAATAGTGTTGGGGCTTAGGGTTAATCTAACGTAAATTAAGATACCtaatgaattgaaaaatgaataacTTTGGTAGGGACACCTAACAGTGTGCTTTCCAAGTAGCTAATATAATAAGTAAGATATTTGCGTGGCTTAATGTGTACCATCAATCTAAGGTAGACAAAAGTTATCAAAATGTCCTTTCCAAATAGCCATGATAAGTAAGCTAATTGCGTGGCTTCATGTATACCATCAATCTAAGGTAGAAATAATTATCAGATTATATGGGCCATGAATGCCACCCAACATAAATATCATATTGGAAGTAATTTTATGTGTggtgttttatttttctcataGAGGAGACTTCAAGTACAATTGTGATTCACGAAGATAAGGTTGGtgcttgtttattattattttttttatcgaCTATTATATTGTGACTTTTATTTACTTGCTACAATTTTTtcagtactactgactctgttacagtataatatctgttcataattactttctcaatctactaaagcacaaagagtcaatgccgCCTCCACtagctcgaacccatgacctcccatatggaaaAGCTATTTTGTGATATTAGACCACAAGATCATATTGGCCCATTTAAATTTGTTAAACCGTTTTATAAAAATGGTTAACATGTAGTTTCATCATTAAAACATATTCCCCAACATGTAATTTCTCTCCATCTCTCgtaaaatcttataattaaataataaaattttatgctctcaaaaaattaataaaattttatattaatcatCTATTAACGATGAAATTTAAATgaatgactaaatgtgacaaacaaataaaaattaaagatgtaATAAcgcaaaattaaaaataataatattaaatataacaatACAACAATAGTTTATGACTAAGACTGAAATTTACCCATGATATTAACCATGTAAATCAGTTTTTTCATAGAAGGTAAATATTtgaagtgtgtgtatatatatatatatatatagaagcaAGTAGGAGCTATATATCTAGATATAAGATAAGGCATTCTTCATAATCCATAGTCAATAATTGAAGTCCGAGAAAGAATGGATCCAAGAAGCCCTGGTACCATCACATGTAAAGGTACTATACATTACTCTACAACCGCTAGATTATTATCTACAGAAACGTAGATTCATAGTTTAATTTCAGTAAAGAATCAATACTCTCGTCTTAAGTACtgctaaattattattattattctttattttcattttcatttttttttttttttttttgagagattcattttcatttttagtaacATGTAGTTAATAATTGTCGTCGCGATTTCAATCGATGATTTTAGGTGTTGTGGCATGGCAAAAGGGGGAGGCATTGAAGGTTGAAGAGATACAAGTGGACCCACCAAAATCTTCAGAAGTTAGAATCAAGATGTTGTTTTCCAGTGTGTGCCACACAGATATCCTCTCTCACAATGGTTTTCCTA
This region of Ipomoea triloba cultivar NCNSP0323 chromosome 15, ASM357664v1 genomic DNA includes:
- the LOC116007644 gene encoding 8-hydroxygeraniol oxidoreductase-like, yielding MDSRSPGTITCKGVVAWQKGEALKVEEIQVDPPKSSEVRIKMLFSSLCHTDILFHNGFPIPLFPRVLGHEGVGRIESVGENVTDLKEGDLVITLFLGECKECFNCKSGKSNLCLKYPWLSSGLMPDGTPRISIRGQTLYHSFSCATWSEYAVSDANYVAKIDPRLPLPHASFLSCGFTTGFGAPSRAIHVEKGSSVVVLGLGTVGLGVIAGAKEQGATKIIGIDINDFKREKGEAFGMTDFINPKNSDKTISELVKDVTEGLGADYAFECTGVPALLNQAIDATKVGSGTTVVIGAGLDETWKISVASILFCGRTFKGSIFGGVRVKSDLPSIMDKCITKKIQLEKLLTHEVSLEETSKAFEMLKQPNCVKVLIKI